ACGATTTGGCGGCGGGGGAGTTCGACGGCCTGCTTCGGCTCGCCCTCTTCGCGCTTATGCGGCAGCAGGCCCAGTACGGGGAGACCGGCGACCTTTCGGCCAAACAGCGCCGGACGGTAGCGAAGGTGTGCGCGGCGATCCGCGGCAGCGCGGCCGGAAATATGACCGTTGCCGATGCCGCCGAGCTGTCCGGCCTGTCGGCCGAATATTTGAGCCGGCTGTTCAAGAACGTGACCGGGGGTTCGCTTCAAGCTTATCTGACCAAAACAAGAATGGAACGGGCGATGCTCCTGTTGACGGAAACGTCCATGAACGTCTCGCAAATCGCCGATGCGCTGGGGTATGCAAACGTCTTTGGATTCAGCCGCCAGTTCAAGCGTTATTTCGGCGAACCGCCTTCGCACTGCCAATTCCGGAGCGTCGCCGCCCGTCCTCACGGCCGCGCCCGGCGGGATGAGCCCGTATCGGGAAAAGGATAAAAATTGTGTTCCTTCGGTCATGTTCCGCCGCCCCTCCGAAATGGTACGATATCGGCAAAAGGAGGGATTGCCGGATGAATACCGAGCAGCCGGACCGGACGCTGTATGCGTACCGGACGGCCGAAGAGGCGGAACTGGCGGAAACGGTCGCCCGCACGCTTTACCGGTACGACCGTGTGGAGGACGAACGCATTGCTTCTCTGCGGGAGCTGACGGAAGCGCATGTGAAACGCTTTTGGGAGCGCGGCTATCTCGTTATCGAGCAGGCGCTGTCGGATGATGAGGTCGAAAGCGCGATCGAAGCGGTCATGGACATTATTCACGGCC
This genomic window from Paenibacillus humicola contains:
- a CDS encoding helix-turn-helix transcriptional regulator; this encodes MHLGTDPLGQLRFRLSGSCGKARCEPGWDWRAPALADYDLWYVVSGRGTMLAGGRRFGLAKGSCFLLRPGDKPIAEQDPADRLTVMYIHFEALQDGRLYKERLPIARYTEVDEPVWFESLLNRMLVCSELADDLAAGEFDGLLRLALFALMRQQAQYGETGDLSAKQRRTVAKVCAAIRGSAAGNMTVADAAELSGLSAEYLSRLFKNVTGGSLQAYLTKTRMERAMLLLTETSMNVSQIADALGYANVFGFSRQFKRYFGEPPSHCQFRSVAARPHGRARRDEPVSGKG